The Verrucomicrobiota bacterium genome contains the following window.
AAGCCGACGACAGAGGGCGAGATCCGTTGCCGGTCACGACTGGCGACCTCATCCACTACTACCATCGTAGAGCCGTGTAAAACCGCATGAATTCGAATTTCCGGACGGCACGGCATCGCACTTTACGCCCGGCGAGCACTGGGTTACCCTCCGACTAAGTTGATTGTTCCCATTTCCAAAATTCAGGTCCGCCGCGACGAGGATGACGTGTGGATTGCCAAGTCCAACCTGATGCCGGGCTGTCACGCCCACGGGCAGGACCGGGGGGAGGCCATCCTCCGGTTTCAACAAGCCGCCAAGGCCCATCTGAAGGCCCTGCTGGAAACGGGCCGGCCCATTCCCCCAGCCTTTCGCGACAAGTTCGTCATCACTGCCTGACCTGTGGGCAAATACCCGTCCTGGAACTGCCGTCAACTGGAGCACCGGCTCCGCGAAATCGGCTGCGAACTCCTCCGCACGGCCGGCAACCACCGGCATTAATCGAACCCCCTCCGACCCGACCGCCTCATCACTTTTGCCTGGCATCCGAGTGACGTGCCGCGCGGCATCATCGCTGACATTATCGAGGATCTCGGCGTCCGGCGCGACGACTTCTACTTCAAAAAGTTCTGACCCTGTAGGGTGTGGAAATTCATCTGTGATTCGAAGTAAGTGGGCGAATGCGATCATTTGGAGGTCGCGATTGGCTTGACTGAGAAGTGTATCGTCAATGCGCGAGCCTCAATGCGCTCCGTCCGGTGGGAGCGAGGCCAGACTGCTCTCCGGGTTTCGATCGAGACAGACCTCTGCGCATCGGCGAAACCAACCGACCGCGTGGAAGCGTAAAGCGCGATCGTCAGGCAGCCTCGCGAACCCGGTAGTGATTCAGGAGCCCGCCCAAGCCCGACTCAAGTTCAACCTGTTTAACCTCGGCGGCACGGTCCGGATAATCAAAAGAAATCGAGATGACGTTTGCGATTCCTTGATGGGGACGTCGATGATTGTGAAAAGCCTCAATCGACTTGAGCACATGCCGAAGATGGGATTCACCCAAAAGGATCAGACTGTCGAGGGTCTCGCGGATTTCGCGAACATGCCGTTCGGCGAATGCGTTGCACTGCGGTGCCATCGGCGGCGTTCGAATCACCTCGATCCCGTCCGCTCGAGTGATGGGATCGAAGGGCATGAACACGGAATCGCGGTCGTGAATGAGATCGCGGCACGGCAACCCCGATTCGCCGAGAAACATGGAAAAATTGCGCGCCTGCTGAGCGGTCCAATCGCCATTGCGATGCGGCGTGCAACCTGCGACCAAGACGCGCCGCGTGCCCAGGTGAATGAAGAACAGAACGTAGAACGTGACCCAACCGCCCAGTGTCCAGACCTCCTCGGTAAAGAAATCGGCCGCCCAAGTGACATCAAGGCTTGAGGCCGAAGAGCAGGAGAATTCTGCGGTCGGCATCAGTCCTGGGAATGCGAG
Protein-coding sequences here:
- a CDS encoding type II toxin-antitoxin system HicB family antitoxin, with product MIVPISKIQVRRDEDDVWIAKSNLMPGCHAHGQDRGEAILRFQQAAKAHLKALLETGRPIPPAFRDKFVITA
- a CDS encoding transposase family protein, with amino-acid sequence MPTAEFSCSSASSLDVTWAADFFTEEVWTLGGWVTFYVLFFIHLGTRRVLVAGCTPHRNGDWTAQQARNFSMFLGESGLPCRDLIHDRDSVFMPFDPITRADGIEVIRTPPMAPQCNAFAERHVREIRETLDSLILLGESHLRHVLKSIEAFHNHRRPHQGIANVISISFDYPDRAAEVKQVELESGLGGLLNHYRVREAA